The stretch of DNA ATGGAATGCGCCGCCTCGAGCGCGCTGTCGCCGCCCCCCACGACGAGGACGTGCTTTCCCTTGTACGCCTCGGGATCGATCAGGCGGTAGACGACCTTGGGATGATCCTCTCCCTTCACGCCGAGCTTGCGCGGCGTCCCGGTGCGCCCAAGGCAGAGGAGGATTGCGCGCGAGCGATACTCGCCCACGGTGGTCTTCACCACGAAGCCGTCACCCTCGGGCGTCACCATCTCCAGCCGCTCGTTGTAGTGGATGGGGACCTTGGTGTCGCGCTCCACCTTCTGCCAGAACTCGAGGAGCTTCTCCTTGCTCGTCTCGGCGATCTTCACCTTGCCGACGAGCGGGAGTTCGACCGGGCGCGTCATGACGATCTTGCCGCGCGGGAACTGGAAGACCGTCCCGCCTAACGTCCCCTGCTCGATGGTGCGGAAGCGGAGCTTGGCCTCCATCGCGGTGAGCGATGCGGCAAAGCCGGCGGGGCCGGCTCCCACGATGAGGACGTCGAGCCGGTCGCCGCGCCCCAGCCCCGACAGCTTGCGGACCGAGCCGATCGCCGCCTTCCCCTGGTCGATGGCATTGGCGATGAGCCCCATCCCCCCCAGCTCGCCGGCGATGAACATCCCGGGGACGTTGGTCTCGAACGTCGGGCTCACGTTGGGAATGTCGACGCCGCGCTTCTCGGTCCCGAAGACGAGGTCGATCGCATTCATCGGGCAGGCGACCTTGCACGCTCCGTGCCCGATGCAGCTGGCGGCGTCGACCAGGACGGCCTTCCCGTTCACCAGCCCAAGCGGGGAGTGCAGCGGCTGCTCGGGACACGCCTCCACGCACGCCCCGCACCCGATGCACAGGTTCTCGTCGATGACCGGGTGCAGCGTGGGCGGCTCGTTGACCCCGGCCTGCGTGTTCTCCTTCAGCACCTGCGTCATCTCGCGCTCGTGCGCCTGCCGCGACCGGAACTGCTGGGCGACGGCGACGACGGTGATGAGTCCGAGAACGACGATGATGATGAGGGTGGTCATGACGGCAAGCGCGGAAGAAGCGGCGCGCGCAGGCGCGCAATTGTGATCTGCGTGTGAACCCACGATGAAGCGGGGCACGCGCCGAGTGGCAAACTCGGCTCCACCAGATAGCGCGAGTTCGACGCGCGCGCGTTGTGCTACGTCACGCGCGGCGGCGCACCCCCCTTACTTCCTCGCCGAGATCTTGTACGCCCCACTCCGGTACAACCGGTCGGCCGTGTGGAAGTACGCAATCGCATCCTCGACGAGCGCACGATCCGCCGAGTCGGGCGTGCTAACTTCGCGCAACCGCTTGGCCGCCTTGTCGTACGCGTACACCGTGGTCGCTCCCTTGAGTCCCAGCACCGCGACCTTCCCGCCACGCATCAGCGCGATGTTGGAGTTGTGCGTCATCAGGGCGCGCCCGCGCTCGGGCGCAATGCTGAACACATCCTGCCCGAACCACTTGGAGTCGTACGTCAGCCCCAGCCGGGCCATGATCGTCGCCGGGAGGTCCATGGTGGAGGCGAGCGTGGCGATGCGCTGCCCCGCGGGGATGAACCCCGGGGCATAGAAGAGGATCGGGACTTCGTAGCTGGGGAGCGGAATCTCCGATGCGCCATACACGCGCGCCCCGTGGTCGCCCATGAGGACAAACAGCGTGCTGTCGAACCAGGGGTGCGACTTCGCCATCCGCATGAAGCGCCCCAGCGCCCAGTCGGCGTACATCACGGCGTGCGTGCGCTTGCGAGCGTTGGGGTCGGCGGCGATGCGCCCTGCCGGATACGAGTACGGCTTGTGGTTGGAGACCGACAGCACCAGCGAGTAGAAGGGCTTCCCCGCCGTGTGCAACGAGTCGTAGGTCGAGAGCGCCTTGTCGAAGATGTATTCGTCGGCCACCCCCCACGCGGTGGTGAAGGCGTCCGCGGGGTAGTCCTTCTGCTCGACGATGAGCTCCATCCCGTTGTTGCGCATGTATCCCCCCATGCCGTCGAACAGCGCGCGCCCGCCGTAGATGAACGACGTGGTATAGCCGTGTTCGCGCAGCACGCTGGGAAGGGTGAAGAGGTCGTGCGACGCGGGGCGCCTGACGACAGACACACCAGGGAGCGGCGGGAGCGATGATGTCGTCGCCTCCAGGGCGCGGATGGTCCGGTTTCCCGTGCTGTACGCGTTCGACAACACGGTCCCCTCGGCGATGAGCGAGTCGAAGCGCGGGGTGAGCACCGTGTCGCCGCGCGGGTGCAACGACGCGAGGAAGATCGCCCCCAGCGACTCCTCGAGGACGACGACGACGTTGCGCTTCGCCTCGGGGCCGGGCCCCAGGACGCGCCGTTCGGTGGGGCGCGCCGCGTTCCACGCGGTGCGCGACGCCGGGTCGGTGAGCGTGTCGTCCACCACAAGCGCCTTGATGCGCGCCGCTTCCTCGGCGGCCGGGCGCGTGGCGTACAACCCTTCGTACGGCGCGTCCTGCCCGATGAACGCCATCCAGAACGTGTAGTAGCCGTTGAGCGCGATCTCGTTGAGCGCCCGGTCGTCGCTGACCTTGCCCATCTCCGGCGTCACGCCGAAGCTCAGCGCGCCTAGCGCCACGGCGAAGGTGCCCAGCACGGCGACGCGCGTGCGCGCCGAGGTCGCCGTCGCCATGGCCGTCGTGATGCGGCGCCTCGCCAGCCACACCGCCAGGAAGCCGACCGCGGCGACACCGAGCAGGATGGCGGGGAGTGGATAGCTCTCCCACAGGTTCGTCACGACCTCGGTAGGGAAGATGAGGTAGTCGACGGCGACGAAGTTGAAGCGTCCGTTGAACTCGTCGAAGAACAGGAGCTCGGCGGCAATGACAAACGCCGAGAGGGCGAAGAGGAAGAAGAGCCAGAAGCGCACCCACCCGCGCGTGAAGCGCCAGGTGAACCACCGGTCGGGGAGGAGGGCGATGGCGAGGACGAGCGGGGAGACGATCCAGAGCGAAGCCAGGACGTCGAAGACCTCGCCCACCAGCAGCGCCTTCCCGATCTGGGCGTACGTGGCGTCGAGGGCGCGCCAGTCGTAGGCCAGGAGCGCCAGACGCGTGACAAACGCCACCGCGGTGAGGATGCCGACGGTGAAGCTGGCCAGGTCGAAGCGCGCGAGGCGCGTGCGGACGCCCCACTGGGCGTCGGCCAGGGGGAGGGCGGGCGACACGGTGCTCGCCAAGAGTGATCTCCGGTCACGGTTCGGTCCCAAAGGTAACCGGCGACCTCGCGCGAGCGGGATTCGTCGAGCCCTACCGGGCGGGAAGGGCGCGCGTCAGCGGCAGGCGACCGGCGAGGCGCGCGCGAGCGCGTGGCGGGGGAGCGACATGCCCGCTGGAGCATTTCCGACGACCGCGCTCCCGATGAGATGAAGACGATGATTTGGGCGTGCGCCTGACTGCATAGAGACCTGGTTCATGAACGTCGCGTGAACCCTGCATGAACAGGTGTGACGTGGATCGGTGCGTGCACGTCACTGTCGGAGGCTCATCAGTGAATCTTCGTCAGGTGCAACATGAGTTTGCGATCCAGCGCACAGCATGCGATGCACGGCACGACGATGATTCCGCGCCGCCGGATTGACGCGCCCGTCCGCCGTAGCAGGGCGCATCGCCATCCCGCCCGGCTTCCTGCATTCCGGCATCCCGGCTCCACCCCCTCTCGCACATGAACCAAGGGAACCTGGCGCGCGTCGCTCCCCTCCCAGCGCCGCGCCAACCTTCACAGCCGCCGTCACGGGAAGGCCCCTCGGGGCTGCGCTCCAGTGTGGCGAGCGTGGCTGGCGCGCCGCGCCCCATCGGTGCCGCCCAACCGTCGCGCGCCGTTCGTGCCTCGCACGTTGTCACGGTCGTTGTCCTCGTCGTGCTCGGTCTCGCCAACCTCGCGGGTGCCCCGTACTACCTGGCCTCCACCGCCGAGCGCGTCCGCGACCCGATGCACAAGCTCTTGCGTCCCTCGGGGCTGGTGGGGCAGAGCGCGGGGATCGCGGCGTTCCTGATCTTTGCCTTTCTCTGGCTGTATCCGCTGCGCAAGAAGTACCGCGCACTGGCCTTCACGGGGGCGATTGGGAAGTGGCTCGACGTGCACGTGACGAGCGCGCTCGGGCTCCCGCTGATTCTCACCATCCACGCGGCGTGGCGCTCGCAGGGCGTGATCGGGATCGGCTTCGCCTCGATGCTGGTGGTCTGCGCCTCGGGGATCGTCGGGCGCTACCTGTACGTGCGCATCCCGCGCGCCAAGTCAGGGGCTGAACTCTCGCGCGAGCAGGCGTCGGCCGAGCGCAATCGCCTGGTCGACGAGATCGCCGACATGACGGGGCTTCATCCGCTCAGGGTGGAGGAGACACTCGCCTTGGCGTCGCCCACCGACGAGACGGCTGGCGTTCTGACGGTGCTGCGCGACCTGGTGACGAACGACGTCAATCGCTGGCGCCGAACGCGCGAGCTGCGCCGTCGCTTCACGGCCCTGGACGTCGGGCGCGTGATCCCGCCAGCTGCACTGTCGCGCGCCGTACGGCTCGCCGATCGAGAGATTGCGCTCACGCAGCAATTGCGAATGCTCGATGCCACGCAGCGCGTGTTCCGGTACTGGCACATCGCGCACCGTCCGTTTGCCCTCACGGCGCTGGTGGCCGTGGTAGTCCATGTGGCGGTGGTGATCGCGGTGGGCGCTACGTGGTTCTACTGATACGGGCGGGATGAAAGATGGTCGTCCACACGTACGTCGCCGCTGGCTGGGCGCGTGGCTCACGGCGCTACCGCTGACCGGAGGGCTCATGGCGTTGTCACCGTGCAGGTTGGCGGCGCAGATCTCGCCGGGGGCATTGGCTCGTCCGCATGCCTCGCTCGAGGGAACGGCCAATTGTGTGAAGTGCCACGGGCTCAAGGGGAACGACTCGCCCATGACGCAGGTCTGTCTGCAGTGCCACAAGGAGATCGGGTGGTTGATGCAGCAGCAACGCGGGCTGCACGCCCGCGAGGTACGTGTATCGAAGAAGGAATGCGCCTCGTGCCATCCGGACCACGCGGGGCTCGACTTCAAGATGGTCGAGTGGCCCGAGGGATCGCCGAACAAGTTCGACCATCGCAAGTCGGGCTGGCCGCTGGACGGCAAGCACATCGAGACCAAGTGCGACGCCTGTCACGCCACGAAGTACCGGAGCGGTCCCGCCGCCACCCTCTCGGTGCGAAAGGTGGGCGCCGGCTGGGTGGGGCTGGAGCGCAACTGCCTCTCCTGCCACAAGGAAGACGACGCCCACGACGGCAAGCTCGACGAGAAGTGCGAGACTTGCCACGAAACCAAGGCGTGGGACAAGGCGCCGAAGTTCGATCACGACAAGGCCGACTATCGCCTGGACGGAAAGCACACCGACGTCGAATGCGACAAGTGCCACCTCACCGCGCGCCTCAAGCTCAAGGTCAACGCCGACGGCGATCGCGTCCCGCTCTTCAAGCCGGTCCCCTATAAGGAATGCTCCGCCTGCCACGAGGACCCGCACAAGGGGCGCCTCTCCACCAAGTGCAGCGAGTGCCACTCCACCAAGGGCTTCGACGCGATCGACAAGCGCGACTTCAACCACGCCCTCACGCGCTACCCGCTCAAGGGTGATCACGTGACCGTGCCGTGCGCCGAGTGCCACGGCAAGGACATGTCGCGCAAGAGCCCGTCCTTTGCCACGTGTGCCTCGTGCCACGCCGACGCCCACAACGGCGAGGCGACGTTAGGCGGGAAGAGCGCCGACTGCGCCGCCTGCCACAAGGTCGACGGCTTTGCCCCCTCCACGTTCACGGTGGCGCAGCATCGCGACTCGCGGTATGCGCTCGAGGGAAAGCACCTGTCGGTGAAGTGCGCGCTCTGTCACGTCGCACGGTCGGCGACCGCTTCCTCTGCCGCCACGGCGCCGCCCGCGTTGGCCGCGCCACTCGGCGCTGGCGCAGTGCCAGCCTCGCTTGCCCGCAGCAGCAAGGTTGTTCGCATTCGCATGCCGGCCGGGAAGTGCGCCGACTGTCATCAGGATGTGCATGGCGGGGCGAAGTTCACCTCCGTCGCGACCTCCACGTGTGAGAGCTGTCACGCGGTGAGCGGCTTCGCGCCGAGCACCTACGCACGGGAAGCGCACGCCAGGCTTCGCCTCCCGCTGGACGGGAAGCACGCAACCATCACGTGCGCGGCCTGTCATGGCGCAACACGCTCGGGGCTCCCCCCCTGGCCTGCCGCGGTGCTCGCCGCGCGAGGGAAGGGGAAGATGGTGCTCGCCGGGGTCGACCCAGCGTGCACCTCGTGCCACGTCGATCCGCACGCGGGGCGCTACAGCCACGCCGGCGGCGCTGCCGGAGACGGCACGTGCCGAAGCTGCCATGGCGCCGACTCCTTCCGTCCGTCGCGCGTGGACGTGCAGCTGCACGCGACGTACGCGCTCGCGCTCGAGGGGGCGCATCGCGCCGTTCCCTGCGTGGCGTGTCACGAGGAGATGAAGGCCGGCTCGACGTCCGGTTCGACGCTGGTGGGGAACGCGAAGGCGGTTGCCTCGCTCCCCTTCACTGCAGCGTCGCGCCGCTCCTGCGTCACCTGCCACGAGACACCGCACGGCACGCAGTTCGCCAGCCGCAAGGGTGGCGACGACTGCGCCACCTGCCACGGCGTCGACGGCTTTGCCCCGGCGTCGCGCTTCGATCACGAGCAGTCGGCCTTCTCCCTCAAGGGAGCGCATGCGACCGTGGCGTGCGATGGGTGTCACAAGCGCGAGCCCGTGACGGGTGGCGCGCCGGGGGCCACCCGGGTCGTGTACCGTCCACTCTCGCCCAAGTGCGAGAGCTGCCATTCGTCCAAGTCCGGCAAGCCGACCACCTCGCGATTCTCCGCGCACTCCTCGCGCGGCGAGTCCCGACCGGTCCAGATCTCCTGACCCGCTGATGCGCCGACATCCCCTGCTGTTCGGCCTGATGGTGGTCCTGCTCTCGGCGGTTTGGCCAAACGTCGTGCACGCGCAACGCACCGACAACC from Gemmatimonadaceae bacterium encodes:
- a CDS encoding NAD(P)-binding domain-containing protein; this encodes MTTLIIIVVLGLITVVAVAQQFRSRQAHEREMTQVLKENTQAGVNEPPTLHPVIDENLCIGCGACVEACPEQPLHSPLGLVNGKAVLVDAASCIGHGACKVACPMNAIDLVFGTEKRGVDIPNVSPTFETNVPGMFIAGELGGMGLIANAIDQGKAAIGSVRKLSGLGRGDRLDVLIVGAGPAGFAASLTAMEAKLRFRTIEQGTLGGTVFQFPRGKIVMTRPVELPLVGKVKIAETSKEKLLEFWQKVERDTKVPIHYNERLEMVTPEGDGFVVKTTVGEYRSRAILLCLGRTGTPRKLGVKGEDHPKVVYRLIDPEAYKGKHVLVVGGGDSALEAAHSIAEVPGTRVTLSYRDKAFTRAKEKNRRKVDELQAAGKLHVMFNSKVKAVYAPHVEIEYEGEVVSLPNQAVIVCAGGILPTPFLKEIGIAVETKYGTR
- a CDS encoding sulfatase-like hydrolase/transferase, whose amino-acid sequence is MSPALPLADAQWGVRTRLARFDLASFTVGILTAVAFVTRLALLAYDWRALDATYAQIGKALLVGEVFDVLASLWIVSPLVLAIALLPDRWFTWRFTRGWVRFWLFFLFALSAFVIAAELLFFDEFNGRFNFVAVDYLIFPTEVVTNLWESYPLPAILLGVAAVGFLAVWLARRRITTAMATATSARTRVAVLGTFAVALGALSFGVTPEMGKVSDDRALNEIALNGYYTFWMAFIGQDAPYEGLYATRPAAEEAARIKALVVDDTLTDPASRTAWNAARPTERRVLGPGPEAKRNVVVVLEESLGAIFLASLHPRGDTVLTPRFDSLIAEGTVLSNAYSTGNRTIRALEATTSSLPPLPGVSVVRRPASHDLFTLPSVLREHGYTTSFIYGGRALFDGMGGYMRNNGMELIVEQKDYPADAFTTAWGVADEYIFDKALSTYDSLHTAGKPFYSLVLSVSNHKPYSYPAGRIAADPNARKRTHAVMYADWALGRFMRMAKSHPWFDSTLFVLMGDHGARVYGASEIPLPSYEVPILFYAPGFIPAGQRIATLASTMDLPATIMARLGLTYDSKWFGQDVFSIAPERGRALMTHNSNIALMRGGKVAVLGLKGATTVYAYDKAAKRLREVSTPDSADRALVEDAIAYFHTADRLYRSGAYKISARK